The following coding sequences are from one Kwoniella bestiolae CBS 10118 chromosome 2, complete sequence window:
- a CDS encoding S-formylglutathione hydrolase, whose amino-acid sequence MTLEKVSSNRVSTGSLTKYKFPSKSLGGLSTQFNIFVPSSASSSSPVPVLFYLAGLTCNEDTGAQKGGLLNTAGKEGIAVVFPDTSPRGAGVEGEEDDWQLGTGAGFYLNATAEKWKKHYNMYDLVVKELPEEIKKADLGVDFSRWSIFGHSMGGHGALSIYLKNPGLFRSASAFAPACNPSRTPWGINAFQNYLDTKTRSSPPSEWLPYDSTHLLQNYQGETNILIDVGTEDDFLKKGQLEPKAISDLNKEGVEVRLQDGFDHSYYFISTFAPEHVSYHAKFLKA is encoded by the exons ATGACCCTCGAGAAAGTATCTTCCAACAGAGTCTCCACAGGCTCTCTAACAAAATACAAGTTCCCTTCCAAATCCCTCGGCGGCCTCTCCACGCAATTCAACATCTTTGTCCCCTCTTCtgcatcgtcctcgtccccCGTGCCCGTACTGTTCTACCTGGCGGGACTGACTTGCAACGAAGATACCGGAGCGCAGAAGGGCGGGCTGCTCAATACCgctgggaaggaggggataGCAGTGGTCTTTCCCGATACTTCGCCTAGAGGAGCTGGGGtagagggggaggaggatgattggcAGTTGGGTACGG GCGCCGGCTTCTACCTCAACGCAACTGCTGAGAAGTGGAAAAAGCACTATAACATGTACGATCTGGTCGTGAAGGAGTTGCCGGAGGAGATCAAAAAGGCGGATCTGGGTGTG GACTTCTCTAGATGGTCGATCTTTGGTCACTcgatgggag GCCATGGTGCATTATCGATCTACCTCAAGAACCCAGGATTGTTCAGATCAGCCTCTGCATTTGCTCCAGCTTG TAACCCCTCCCGAACCCCTTGGGGAATCAACGCCTTCCAAAACTACCTCGACACCAAGACCcgctcatcccctccatccgaATGGCTTCCATACGACTCCACCCATCTCCTGCAGAACTACCAGGGTGAAACCAACATCTTGATTGATGTGGGAACGGAGGATGATTTCTTGAAGAAAGGTCAATTGGAACCTAAAGCTATATCGGATTTGAATAAGGAGGGTGTGGAGGTTAGGTTGCAAGATGGATTTGATCATTCTTACTACTTT ATCTCAACCTTCGCTCCTGAACATGTTTCGTACCACGCCAAATTCCTCAAAGCATAG